In the genome of Balnearium lithotrophicum, the window GTTCTTCTATCTCCAAATGCGGGCGTAGACTCTGCTGCATCCCTAAAAGGACCGTAGTAGGCAGAGGCGTACTTTGCAGCATAGGACATTATTGGAATGTCCGAAAATCCTGCAGAATCTAAGGCCTCCCTTATTGCTTTAATCATTCCATCCATCATTCCAGAGGGAGCCACCATGTCGGCTCCGGCTTCAGCATGGGATATAACCTGTTTTTTTAAAAGTTCCAGAGTTTTATCGTTGTCAACATCACACACCTCACCACTACAGGCCAAATACCCACAATGGCCGTGGGAGGTGTATTCACAGAAACAGACGTCGGTTATTACGTAGAGCTCCGGACACTCCTTCTTAAGTTTCCTCACTGCTCTCTGAATTATTCCCTCTTCCGAGTAGGAGTCTGAACCCAGTTCATCCTTGTGTTCAGGTATTCCAAAGAGGATAACTGCAGGAATTCCAGCTTTTAAAACCAACTCACCTATTTCAGGCAGTCTATCTATGGAGTACCTAAACTGCCCAGGCATAGAGGGAATCTCTTCCTTCTTATTTTCTCCTTCAACAACAAAGATGGGATATATGAAATCGTCTACTGTTAGAACAGTTTCCCTTACCATTCTCCTGATATTTTCATTTTTCCTCAATCTCCTCAATCTCAACTGGGGGAACCTTCCTGTTAGCATAACTCTCCTCCTATCCTACTTTTCAGGACTACATTTCTACTGTAATCTTACTAAAGTTTAATCAATCAAAGAGTAAAGAAATTATTTCCTTAGCGATTTCGCTTGATGTTCTATACAAAACCTTTGTCCCTTCCTTTCTGAAAGAGAGAATTCCCAACTCCTTCATTAAACCAACATGTTGTGATACTTTTGGTTGAGAAATTTTTAAAATGTCTACAAGGTCCTTAACACAGACCTCCTTTTCCATAGTGAGAATAACAATGGCCAATCTCTCTGGATGACCTAAAACTCTTAAAAACTCAGCTTTTTTCTCTAAACTTTTTCTCTCTATTTCCAGTTGGCCAATCATCAGAACACCTCCTCCTCGTAATCAAAGTTAACCGAATTCCAGATTTTGTAGAACTTTCTAAGCTTCTGGTCGTTCCACTTTGGTAGTGGAAGCCCTAACTCTATTCTATCGATAATATCCCCTATGTTTAGTAACACTTTTCTCCTGAGGAACTCCAAAATTCCATCTACCAACTTTTTCTCTGCTTTTTTAAAGAGGATTAATCCAGGATACTTCATTTGTAGTTTTCCTATTGTGCTCCATCCCCTCTCACTTCTGACTATGAAAAGAGCTCTGTTTTCTTCCTTAATGGGAACGTAGGTAATATCACTCCCCTTAGCCGATAAGTTAAGACAGTATCGGCAGGCCGAATTCATGTATCTGTGGTGAATTTCTATGGGAACTTCAACGTCCTCTCCCTCTACTTCGTAGAAGAGATGGTCTCCTTCAAAGAAAATTCTTTCAACTTTGCCGCTTTTCTTAGATATATCTAAGAGCTCTGCTTCAAAAGAAGAACTCTTTAAGTTTCCAGGACAGAGAATTCCGATTTTTATTGCAATAGCTGTTTTCGTCCAGTTACATCCTATGCCGTAGTACTGAGTTTTGTTTATACCGTCAAAGACACAGGAAGGAGCAAGAACTGCTAATTTTGACAAACTGTACTTTTGAACAGCCTTCTTTAAGAAGGAATTAATCCCAAAACACGCATTCTTCTTTGGAACTTTGACCTTTTCCTTTGAGAGGATGAGCTCCGGTTTGAATCCATCCTCACTACACGTTAAGAGACCATCAATGAGGTTTTCTAGAAACATAAGTTTTAAAAATTCCTCTAAAGGATTTCCCCTTTCAGAGGTTACCTCAAAGACTTTTCTGTACTTCCCTATAAGAAACTTTTCATCAAGGAATAACATTAACTCCCCTTAATAGGTTGGTTGTGGATAGGTTTTAAACGTCTGAGGACAAGCAGCTAAACAGGCTCCACAAAAAACACAAAGGGATAGGTTGAGAGTAGGTTTGTTGCACCTTTTATCATAGGTTATAGCCCTTGTAGGACAAGCTGTAGAGCAGGTTCCACATCCTGTACAAAATCCCTTATTGACAACTTCTGAAAGGATATCCAGTCCGCTGACCCTTGCAGAGTTGGCCATGTACTCAAACGGTAGGAGAAAGTCCTCGTTTGATTCTAGAAGAGCAAGGAGAAAACTGTAGAGGAGTGAAGGGTTGGGAGGACAACCAGGAATAGCGTATTTGATTTTACTTCTTAAAAACTCCAATTCTGTTAGAGGTATAAAGCTCTGTTCGTGGGGTTGGGGCAACTGATTTCCACAGGAGAGTCGTCTTATTCCCCCGAATGAGGAGCACGCTCCAACGGTAACGATAGCCCTGGCCTTTTCCTTAAGCTGTTTTAGAAGGTTCAAGTGGTGATGGTCCTCAATACAGAGAGCTCCTTCAACAAAGGCAACATCCATTTTAGGGATTTCTCTGTTTCGAGTAAGCATGTTGGAGTAAACTAACTTAACAGTATCAAGTATTTCAACTGCATCTTCAAACATATCCAAAAAGGAAACTTGGCAACCGGAACAGCTTGAAAGGTGGACAAAACCTATTTTCAGTTCAAAATCACCTTCCTCTGAGAGGCTGTAGAACAATTTATCCCCCTAATGGGATGCACATACTATACATGGGTCGTACGCTCTTACAACGTATTCGACTTTGTCAATCTCCACACCCTTGAGTGACTCGGAGATTGCCCAAAAATTAATTTCCGTTGGAACTACAATTTTATAATATATAATTTTTCCAGATTTATCAATTTTTACAGCATGTACATTTGTTCCCCTTGGAGCTTCGTGGACTCCTACTCCCAACGTTTCTCCATCGGAGATGGGTAACCTTCTATTCCTGAGCTCCCCAGAAAAACTATTACTTTCAAGGAGTTCAAGAATTCTCTTTAAGGCCTCAACGTTCTCCTCTCCCCTTAAAATGTGGAGCTCCTTTATTCCCCCTTTAGGTTTATAACCTTTAAAAAAAACTGCCCTTGCTCTCGGACCTGTTTCAACAGGTTTCCCGTTGAGTAGAGGATAAAGGTTAGAAACTCTCCTCTTTAGTTCACCCTCAAAGATTTCTTGAGGCATCCTAAAGGAAAATCTGTTGAAATCAATTTCCTTACCGTAGTAAAGGTCGGTGGAGAAGAACTCTAAATTGTGACTTCCAAGGGTTTCTTCTAAGGATTCCCTCCTCCAGAGTTCATCGACAGCTTCCCTAAATGTAAGGTAGTTACTTTCAAGTAAACCTAAAACTTCTTCTCCTTCCTTTAAAAATTTCTCCTTTACAAAATCCTCGAAAGGTTCTGAGATTCCTCCTACAACTATGTTTGGAGAGTGGATAATTTCACCACCTGCAGACTCAAGAAGACGGGCTACAAATTTTCTAACTCTTTGAACCTCCCGTATAAACAGAAATCTGTCATCCTTCTTTAGAAATAGGTCCTCAGATACCATTATCTGATGGAGGAGATTGTTGTAGATTCTAACGGCCAAACCTAAAACTTCCCTTAAAACTTCAGCCTCTGGAGGTATCTCTATTCCCGCTGCAGATTCAATGGCCTTTGCAGATGCTATCGAGTGGGTTATTTGACAGAGCCCGCAAATTCTACTGGTTAAAACGGGAGCAACAGAGGCCTCCCTTCCAATTAAGAGGGTCTCAAATCCCCTAACGGGAACCAAAGCAAAGTACAGTCCCCTTTTGACGATTCCATCTTCAACATCCAAGTAGAGGCCCGAATGGCCTTCCGTAAGAGGTATTCCTTCTATCTTTACAACTTTCCTCAAATCAACCCTCCGTATACTGCCTGTCCCAAAGAAATTCCCCCATCGTTTGGAGGAACCAACTGGTGAATAATCGGTTTAAATCCAAGGGAAGAGAGTTTTTTAAAGGCCTTTTCAACTAAAATCTTGTTTTGAAAAACACCACCAGAGAGAGCTACCTTCCCAATTCCTGTTCTATCCCTCAGTATTTGTGCTGTTTTAACGATTATGTCAACGACGGTATTGTGGAACTTCATTCCTATTTCCTCAGGTGAAACCCCTTTCTTCAAATCCTCCAGTATTCCCAAAATTATTGGTCTCCAGTCTATTTCGTTACCTTCTATTTCAAAGGGATAGCTCTTCTCCGTTCTCGCCTTCATTGAGAGCTCTTCAAGTAGAATTGCTCCCTGTGCGTGGTAGGAAACGTAGTTTCTTATTCCCAAGATGGAGGATACTCCGTCGAATAACCTTCCCATACTTGAAGTTAATGGGGAGTTAACCCCTTTTAAAACCATCTGCTTTACAAATTCAACTTTTCCGGCCTCAACGTTCAGGAGCTCCCTCGGTTCCTTCTCTACCTCCATTAAAAGTGAAACGGCAGTTCTGTAGGGTTCCTTTACGGCTTTATCTCCTCCGGGAAGTGGAAAGTACCTCAAGTGAAATTCCCTTTCAAAATCGGTATATGAAGCAGTTAAAACCTCCCCTCCCCAGATTTTCCCGTCCTTTCCATACCCTGTTCCATCAAATGAAAATGAAATAACTCTCTCCTCAAGGGGAACTTCGTTTTCAGCCATGACTGAGATTGTATGGGCGTGGTGGTGGTAAACCTGCCTTACCCTTTCCTGAAAGAACTCTTTCCCAAACTTCGTTGTAAAGTAGCCTGGATGATAGTCTGTAACTACCACCTCCGGTTCTAATTCAAAGAGCTCTATTAGGTCCCTGACAGTTTCCTTTAAAAATTCCTCTGCCTTTAAATTGTCGATATCCCCTATGTGCTGGGATATGTAAACTTTGTCCTCCTTTCCTACGGCAACTGTAACCTTCATGTGGGGACCAAGGGCAAGAACCGGTCTTTTAAGTTTAAATGGAAGAACTACTGGAAGTGGAGCATACCCCCTTGAACGCCTAATTGGAACGATTCTACCTGAAATGACCCTAACAACTGAATCGTCGCACCTCCTTGCTATGTCCCTGTTGTGGATAAGGGCTCCGTCAACTAATTTCCCTAAGACTTTTTCAACCTCTTCGTTCCTGTACATAATCGGTTCATCTGTTAAATTGCAGCTCGTTGCAACAATTGGCTTCCCAAAGTCCCTAAGGAGGATGTGGTGGAGTGGTGTGTAGGGAAGAAAGGCTCCTACAGTTTTAGTATCTGGAGAAATTGAGGGAGCTAAGTCTGTATTTTCCTTTCTCTTTAAAATGACAATCGGAGTTTCAACGCTCGTTAGTGCAATTTCCTCAAGTTTCGATACCTCTGCGTACTCTTTTAACTGGTCTAAATCCTTAAACATAACTGCAAACGGCTTTTCCTCCCTTCTCTTTCTCCTCCGAAGTTCCCTTACAGCCTTTTCGTTCGTTGC includes:
- the hemB gene encoding porphobilinogen synthase; its protein translation is MLTGRFPQLRLRRLRKNENIRRMVRETVLTVDDFIYPIFVVEGENKKEEIPSMPGQFRYSIDRLPEIGELVLKAGIPAVILFGIPEHKDELGSDSYSEEGIIQRAVRKLKKECPELYVITDVCFCEYTSHGHCGYLACSGEVCDVDNDKTLELLKKQVISHAEAGADMVAPSGMMDGMIKAIREALDSAGFSDIPIMSYAAKYASAYYGPFRDAAESTPAFGDRRTYQMDPANFNEALREVALDIQEGADIVMVKPALAYMDVIRAVKETFKYPTAAYNVSGEYSMVKAAAMKGWIDERRVVLETLTSMKRAGADLILTYHALDVAEWLKES
- a CDS encoding 4Fe-4S binding protein is translated as MFYSLSEEGDFELKIGFVHLSSCSGCQVSFLDMFEDAVEILDTVKLVYSNMLTRNREIPKMDVAFVEGALCIEDHHHLNLLKQLKEKARAIVTVGACSSFGGIRRLSCGNQLPQPHEQSFIPLTELEFLRSKIKYAIPGCPPNPSLLYSFLLALLESNEDFLLPFEYMANSARVSGLDILSEVVNKGFCTGCGTCSTACPTRAITYDKRCNKPTLNLSLCVFCGACLAACPQTFKTYPQPTY
- a CDS encoding Coenzyme F420 hydrogenase/dehydrogenase, beta subunit C-terminal domain; the encoded protein is MLFLDEKFLIGKYRKVFEVTSERGNPLEEFLKLMFLENLIDGLLTCSEDGFKPELILSKEKVKVPKKNACFGINSFLKKAVQKYSLSKLAVLAPSCVFDGINKTQYYGIGCNWTKTAIAIKIGILCPGNLKSSSFEAELLDISKKSGKVERIFFEGDHLFYEVEGEDVEVPIEIHHRYMNSACRYCLNLSAKGSDITYVPIKEENRALFIVRSERGWSTIGKLQMKYPGLILFKKAEKKLVDGILEFLRRKVLLNIGDIIDRIELGLPLPKWNDQKLRKFYKIWNSVNFDYEEEVF
- a CDS encoding ArsR/SmtB family transcription factor; protein product: MIGQLEIERKSLEKKAEFLRVLGHPERLAIVILTMEKEVCVKDLVDILKISQPKVSQHVGLMKELGILSFRKEGTKVLYRTSSEIAKEIISLLFD
- the hypF gene encoding carbamoyltransferase HypF — encoded protein: MRLKLFITGLVQGVGFRPFVYRVAKELSLRGYVLNSDSGVVVEVEGEKERLEEFLKKLQTELPPAARIFSIDKKFLDDIGYSDFEIRRSEKRGEVKVSVLPDLATCRDCLRELFDKSNRRYRYPFINCTNCGPRYTIILSLPYDRENTTMKKFKMCPECYREYTDPLNRRFHAQPNACPECGPHVELLNEKGERIGERESALKETVRFLKEGKILAVKGLGGFHLVCDATNEKAVRELRRRKRREEKPFAVMFKDLDQLKEYAEVSKLEEIALTSVETPIVILKRKENTDLAPSISPDTKTVGAFLPYTPLHHILLRDFGKPIVATSCNLTDEPIMYRNEEVEKVLGKLVDGALIHNRDIARRCDDSVVRVISGRIVPIRRSRGYAPLPVVLPFKLKRPVLALGPHMKVTVAVGKEDKVYISQHIGDIDNLKAEEFLKETVRDLIELFELEPEVVVTDYHPGYFTTKFGKEFFQERVRQVYHHHAHTISVMAENEVPLEERVISFSFDGTGYGKDGKIWGGEVLTASYTDFEREFHLRYFPLPGGDKAVKEPYRTAVSLLMEVEKEPRELLNVEAGKVEFVKQMVLKGVNSPLTSSMGRLFDGVSSILGIRNYVSYHAQGAILLEELSMKARTEKSYPFEIEGNEIDWRPIILGILEDLKKGVSPEEIGMKFHNTVVDIIVKTAQILRDRTGIGKVALSGGVFQNKILVEKAFKKLSSLGFKPIIHQLVPPNDGGISLGQAVYGGLI
- a CDS encoding nickel-dependent hydrogenase large subunit yields the protein MRKVVKIEGIPLTEGHSGLYLDVEDGIVKRGLYFALVPVRGFETLLIGREASVAPVLTSRICGLCQITHSIASAKAIESAAGIEIPPEAEVLREVLGLAVRIYNNLLHQIMVSEDLFLKKDDRFLFIREVQRVRKFVARLLESAGGEIIHSPNIVVGGISEPFEDFVKEKFLKEGEEVLGLLESNYLTFREAVDELWRRESLEETLGSHNLEFFSTDLYYGKEIDFNRFSFRMPQEIFEGELKRRVSNLYPLLNGKPVETGPRARAVFFKGYKPKGGIKELHILRGEENVEALKRILELLESNSFSGELRNRRLPISDGETLGVGVHEAPRGTNVHAVKIDKSGKIIYYKIVVPTEINFWAISESLKGVEIDKVEYVVRAYDPCIVCASH